In Pseudomonas sp. Leaf58, one DNA window encodes the following:
- a CDS encoding glycosyltransferase, whose product MNAHPLVTIAIPAFNADFFPGTLSSALAQDYPNLEIVVCDDSAGSEIEAACQSLGQTSSVPLRYVRNPKRLGFACNLVACLEHSQGELIKFLCDDDTLFPSCISEQARALGSSQQISMVICQRLLCAADDVLLPSRALNFVISLCSAVLNGNDLLESITDGAVNLFGGISHALLRREQVADCLPTLVQEGRGFAARVDLALYACLLRRGHLCSLEQVLSLERVHPGRLSHQSAMVEAFKAETEWLLQMLRERSSEPAPADGWVRFLPLASFLDDPLQKWDEYDLQRFFTAQIANFSQQVGVSSLSFTELYAEWLDCRKLSPGQERLLPKRIGQWPSQPRIAMVVFCDAGDEKALDNTLASLDQQSYRAGVVLVLAPESFQLAPQRGARYVVRLGTGLEALNQWLASEQQFDWVFLARAGDHLHPHACVIMAERMALRAETLCLYIDEGTNDNLAPSAPIFKPDFNLDLMRSLPYVGRLLAFNASAVRELGGFDTSFAGLAPHDLLWRLVETHGLQVVEHIAEVLVQCRRGYAEWLGEASGHDQASRVVQAHLGRSGVNAQVEGIEGSLMTRVTYLHAQPASVSIVIHAGSDLTALMRCVESVLENTAYRHFEILLVANACTATDVRGWLIGLASLGSDQLRVVEVGALERIQSINEGCRQARADFLLLLDAGCFLFDAQWLSELMHQGQRPEVGLVGPKLFDSNGAVVSTGLVIGMQSGASSAFLGCPVGADGYMNRLRLVQNWSALSIDCLLVRRELFDELNGLDTANLQESLFDVDFCLRARALGYLAVWTPFSLVARLPVVAAQEVTAQGQQADRDMLYQRWLAWVALDPAYNRNLSLKVPNCNFDAGLRGGWDPFIARAMPSVLALPSTTSAIGHYRVVQPFAELERAGWIQGRIDYSAPGLIELEREKPDVMILQCRYLPANVRDIDRYKRFSSARRIYELDDYIIDPPKKNDHARNMPANMRELVAEAIGLCDRVVVSTEPLADALSSMHQDIRVVPNMLAAPLWTGLVSQRQTSTRPRVGWAGGTSHRGDLELLLDVVKTLSTEVDWVFFGMCPNELRPYVKEFYSGIPFALYPQKLASLNLDLALAPLEQNLFNDCKSNLRLLEYGACGFPVICTDTKAYAGYLPCTRVRENTTAQWLDAIRMHLSDPMASYRQGDGLREIVLRDYVLNEHHLQHWANAWLAD is encoded by the coding sequence GTGAACGCACATCCCCTCGTCACTATCGCCATTCCAGCGTTCAATGCCGATTTCTTCCCCGGTACACTGAGCAGTGCTTTGGCACAGGATTATCCGAATCTGGAAATCGTGGTTTGCGATGACAGTGCGGGCTCCGAGATCGAAGCAGCCTGCCAGTCGCTCGGGCAAACCTCATCGGTGCCGCTTCGCTATGTGCGCAATCCTAAGCGTCTAGGTTTTGCCTGCAACTTGGTAGCTTGCCTGGAGCATTCCCAGGGGGAGTTGATCAAGTTTCTGTGTGACGATGATACGTTATTCCCCTCGTGCATCAGCGAGCAGGCCAGGGCGTTAGGCAGCTCACAGCAGATCAGCATGGTTATCTGCCAGCGTCTGTTGTGTGCCGCGGATGACGTCTTGTTGCCATCGCGCGCACTGAACTTTGTCATTTCCTTGTGTAGCGCAGTGCTCAATGGCAATGATTTATTGGAAAGTATTACCGACGGTGCCGTTAACCTGTTTGGAGGGATCAGCCATGCGCTATTGCGGCGCGAGCAGGTTGCGGATTGTCTGCCGACTCTAGTGCAGGAGGGGCGAGGATTTGCGGCGCGTGTTGACTTGGCGCTCTATGCCTGTCTGCTACGTCGAGGGCACCTGTGTAGCCTGGAGCAGGTATTAAGTCTGGAGCGTGTTCATCCGGGGCGGCTAAGTCATCAGAGTGCAATGGTCGAGGCTTTCAAGGCTGAAACCGAATGGCTGTTGCAAATGCTCAGGGAGCGATCGAGTGAGCCCGCTCCAGCTGATGGGTGGGTACGTTTCCTGCCCTTGGCTAGCTTCCTGGATGACCCGCTGCAAAAGTGGGATGAGTATGATCTTCAGCGTTTCTTCACGGCACAAATCGCCAATTTCAGCCAGCAGGTTGGCGTCTCGAGCCTGAGCTTCACTGAGCTGTACGCCGAGTGGTTGGATTGCCGCAAATTGTCGCCTGGGCAGGAGCGATTGCTCCCAAAGCGTATTGGGCAGTGGCCAAGTCAACCTCGCATCGCGATGGTCGTGTTTTGCGATGCGGGTGACGAAAAGGCCTTGGACAATACCCTGGCCAGCCTGGATCAGCAATCATATCGGGCTGGAGTGGTTCTTGTACTGGCTCCGGAAAGTTTCCAACTCGCCCCACAACGTGGTGCTCGATATGTGGTGCGGCTGGGTACCGGCCTCGAGGCGCTCAACCAGTGGCTTGCCAGTGAACAGCAATTTGACTGGGTGTTCCTTGCGAGAGCGGGTGATCACCTGCACCCACACGCTTGTGTAATCATGGCCGAACGCATGGCTCTGCGGGCCGAAACCCTTTGTCTGTACATTGATGAAGGGACCAATGACAACCTTGCGCCATCGGCACCGATTTTCAAACCGGACTTCAACCTCGATCTGATGCGCAGTTTGCCCTACGTTGGGCGGTTGTTGGCATTTAATGCCTCGGCGGTACGTGAACTGGGTGGTTTCGATACAAGCTTTGCTGGTCTGGCGCCTCACGACTTGCTATGGCGTCTGGTCGAAACGCATGGCCTGCAGGTGGTGGAGCACATCGCCGAAGTATTGGTGCAATGCCGTCGTGGGTATGCCGAATGGCTGGGTGAAGCAAGTGGGCATGACCAGGCCTCTCGTGTCGTGCAAGCGCACCTTGGGCGCTCGGGCGTCAATGCGCAGGTGGAGGGCATCGAGGGCAGTTTGATGACCCGCGTGACCTATCTGCATGCCCAGCCTGCCAGTGTCTCGATCGTCATTCATGCCGGTAGCGATCTGACAGCGCTGATGCGTTGTGTCGAGTCTGTGCTTGAAAACACTGCATACCGCCATTTCGAAATCCTGCTGGTTGCCAATGCCTGTACGGCGACAGATGTGCGTGGCTGGTTGATCGGTTTGGCGAGTCTGGGCAGCGACCAATTGCGGGTCGTCGAAGTTGGTGCCCTGGAGCGAATCCAGAGTATCAATGAGGGGTGCCGCCAGGCGCGCGCTGACTTCTTATTGTTACTGGATGCAGGATGTTTCTTGTTCGATGCCCAGTGGTTGAGCGAACTGATGCACCAAGGGCAGCGTCCGGAAGTTGGCCTGGTTGGCCCTAAACTGTTCGACAGCAATGGTGCGGTTGTATCCACCGGCCTGGTCATCGGCATGCAGTCGGGCGCAAGTAGCGCCTTTCTCGGCTGCCCAGTGGGTGCGGATGGGTACATGAACAGGCTGCGCCTGGTGCAGAACTGGAGTGCGCTAAGTATCGACTGCCTGTTGGTGCGTCGAGAGTTATTCGATGAGTTGAATGGGCTGGATACCGCTAACCTGCAGGAATCCCTGTTTGACGTGGACTTTTGCTTGCGCGCTAGGGCGTTGGGTTACCTTGCGGTTTGGACGCCCTTTTCACTTGTGGCTCGGTTGCCCGTGGTGGCAGCGCAGGAAGTCACCGCACAGGGGCAGCAGGCTGACCGTGACATGCTGTATCAGCGCTGGTTGGCCTGGGTGGCGTTAGACCCCGCCTACAACCGGAACCTGAGCCTGAAGGTGCCGAACTGCAATTTCGACGCTGGGTTGCGCGGTGGGTGGGATCCGTTCATCGCCCGGGCCATGCCGTCGGTTTTGGCACTGCCGAGCACGACCTCGGCCATCGGGCACTATCGAGTCGTCCAACCCTTTGCCGAGCTGGAGCGAGCAGGCTGGATCCAGGGCCGTATCGACTACAGCGCGCCGGGATTGATCGAGCTTGAGCGAGAAAAGCCCGATGTGATGATCCTGCAGTGTCGCTACCTGCCGGCCAATGTGCGCGATATCGATCGGTACAAGCGCTTTTCCTCTGCCCGGCGAATTTATGAGCTGGATGACTACATCATCGACCCGCCAAAAAAGAACGATCATGCGCGCAACATGCCGGCGAACATGCGCGAGCTGGTAGCCGAAGCGATCGGTTTGTGTGATCGCGTGGTGGTCTCCACCGAACCGCTGGCCGACGCATTGTCCAGCATGCACCAAGATATTCGGGTGGTGCCGAACATGCTGGCTGCGCCTCTGTGGACGGGGTTGGTGAGTCAGCGCCAGACCAGTACCCGGCCGAGAGTTGGCTGGGCAGGAGGTACCAGCCACAGAGGAGATCTAGAGTTACTGCTCGATGTGGTGAAGACACTGTCGACAGAGGTCGACTGGGTGTTCTTCGGTATGTGCCCGAACGAACTGAGGCCGTATGTGAAGGAATTCTACTCAGGTATTCCTTTCGCTCTATACCCACAAAAACTGGCCAGCCTCAACCTTGATCTGGCGCTCGCGCCGCTTGAGCAAAATCTTTTCAACGACTGTAAGAGCAACCTCCGCTTGCTGGAATATGGCGCCTGTGGTTTTCCGGTGATCTGTACCGATACCAAGGCGTACGCTGGTTATCTTCCCTGCACGCGGGTGCGCGAGAACACAACCGCGCAGTGGCTCGACGCAATACGCATGCATCTTTCCGACCCGATGGCGAGCTACCGTCAGGGCGACGGTCTTCGCGAGATCGTGCTGCGAGACTATGTCCTCAACGAACATCATTTGCAGCACTGGGCGAATGCCTGGCTGGCCGATTGA
- a CDS encoding flagellar hook-associated protein 3 — MSVRISTSQFYNTNQANYQSNFAKTVKSQQESSDGIRVRSGKDDPVGAARLLQLEQQQSMLKQYASNTVNVRNALGTAESTLTSIGNVLQRVNELAISSGNGAFTDADRKANADELAALENQLFNLMNSRDESGKYIFSGSKGDTPPYVRNADGTYSYQGDQGKLNLQVGDMLSLAANETGYDAFEQALNTSRTQTQLTAPAADDGRVNLSNGQVSGSSTYNDRFRNGEPYTVEFLSSTEYKITDTDGNDVTLEASQGGKFDPNGDNSTISFRGVELRLDISFKDGDKGNEDAAIAGHTFNLSSTPDEVSGTRSPGNASSEHIKGATITDPDAYKAAFPSGGAVLKFTSSTAFELYASPVTADSRPVAEGTLGGAGGTTATAAGVSFELSGAPSAGDSFGVKVDTHQTQNPLDTISKLRTALSMPIDSDPVARQNFLAALDSATGNVASAISQVASSVSAIGGRGQALDVQAETNEALGVENTKTQSSIRESDPAEVMLRLQMQTNMLQASLQAYAKVAGLSLVNYI, encoded by the coding sequence GTGAGCGTACGCATCTCTACTTCGCAGTTTTACAACACCAACCAGGCTAACTATCAGAGCAACTTTGCCAAGACGGTGAAGAGCCAGCAGGAGTCTAGCGATGGCATCCGCGTGCGCTCCGGCAAGGACGACCCGGTGGGCGCGGCGCGTTTGCTGCAACTTGAACAGCAGCAGAGCATGCTGAAGCAATATGCCTCCAATACCGTGAATGTGCGTAATGCGCTGGGGACTGCGGAAAGTACGCTGACATCGATTGGCAACGTCTTGCAGCGAGTCAACGAGCTTGCCATCAGCTCTGGTAACGGTGCCTTCACCGACGCTGATCGCAAGGCGAACGCTGATGAGCTCGCGGCGTTGGAAAACCAGCTGTTCAACCTGATGAACAGCCGGGACGAGAGCGGCAAGTACATCTTCTCCGGCTCCAAGGGCGATACACCTCCGTACGTGCGTAATGCCGACGGCACCTACAGCTACCAGGGCGATCAAGGTAAGCTGAACCTGCAAGTTGGCGACATGCTCAGCCTGGCGGCCAACGAAACCGGTTATGACGCTTTCGAGCAGGCGCTCAATACCAGTCGCACCCAGACCCAGTTGACCGCACCGGCAGCCGACGATGGCCGTGTGAACCTGTCCAATGGCCAGGTTTCCGGCAGCTCGACTTACAATGATCGGTTCCGTAATGGCGAGCCGTATACGGTCGAATTTCTCAGTAGCACCGAATACAAGATCACCGACACCGACGGCAATGACGTCACGCTCGAGGCCAGCCAGGGCGGCAAGTTCGACCCCAATGGCGATAACAGCACCATAAGCTTTCGCGGTGTCGAGCTGCGCTTGGATATCTCCTTCAAGGACGGCGACAAGGGCAACGAAGATGCTGCTATCGCAGGGCATACGTTCAACCTTAGCTCCACGCCTGATGAGGTTTCCGGTACGCGCAGCCCCGGTAATGCCTCGTCCGAGCACATTAAGGGCGCCACCATCACCGACCCAGACGCCTACAAGGCTGCCTTCCCATCGGGTGGCGCCGTGCTTAAATTTACCAGCAGCACGGCGTTCGAACTGTATGCGTCGCCAGTTACTGCCGACAGCCGGCCGGTAGCCGAAGGTACACTAGGGGGGGCTGGTGGTACGACAGCGACGGCCGCCGGTGTCAGTTTCGAGCTGTCGGGAGCACCGAGCGCAGGGGATTCGTTCGGGGTGAAGGTCGATACGCATCAGACACAAAACCCCCTGGACACCATCAGTAAGCTGCGTACGGCATTGAGCATGCCAATCGACAGCGATCCGGTTGCGCGACAGAACTTCTTGGCTGCGCTGGATTCGGCTACTGGGAACGTCGCCAGCGCTATCAGCCAGGTGGCCTCGTCTGTCAGCGCTATTGGTGGCCGAGGGCAGGCGTTAGATGTGCAGGCCGAAACCAACGAAGCACTGGGCGTCGAGAATACCAAGACGCAAAGTTCGATCCGCGAAAGTGACCCCGCCGAAGTCATGTTGCGCCTGCAAATGCAGACCAACATGCTGCAGGCTTCATTGCAAGCCTATGCCAAGGTTGCCGGCTTGTCGTTGGTCAACTACATCTGA
- the flgK gene encoding flagellar hook-associated protein FlgK, whose translation MASLINIGMSGLGAAQSGMYTLGNNIANADVESYSRQQNVQKTKGGQQVGQVFIGSGTTLADVRRVYNAFIENQLRTTTSLSSETSSYLNQITPLDTSLSSSDTGITAALKTFFTAMQDAAAKPADDSSRQLLLSSAQSLAKRFNTLSSQLNQQLSNINSNMVGIADQVNNLTNTIAELNTQITRLGATGGQPNDLLDQRDGAVRELNKLIGTDVVEREGNYDIYLKNGQALVLGKTTQTLGVEPSAADPTRASLMLNRGSTKMDVTSSATGGELGGLIRYRSETLDPALNELGRVALAVADAINSQLAQGIDKDGNFGATLFGDINSAKALSERSIAKSSNSAGSGNLDVTIKDPGKLATSDYQVTFTSATGYSVRKLPEGTEMGRYDLSDDPAPVIDGFTLSLNGGNLSAGDSFKITPTRNAAAGIETVLTDPKRLALSAPLTATSGSGNKGTGVITQPTLTSKLDIYDATQRSQLQAGLKYSTPVKLVFGDDTASPQAYKMYDAKGTEIGSGTIVPGQDNKLQLSVPMVDGNGNSLGGNFTFEMSVAGAPQNGDSYTVALTGAGSSDNRNAQSVIDLQTKPTIEMGANGKGISFTDAYAKLVSNVGGKAGQAQMDSDATNALHTSALDSRNGLSGVSVDEEVGNLVKFQQYYTASSQIIKAAQETFATLIQSL comes from the coding sequence ATGGCGAGTCTGATCAACATTGGTATGTCGGGGCTTGGTGCCGCGCAATCGGGGATGTACACCCTCGGTAACAACATCGCCAACGCCGATGTCGAAAGCTACTCGCGCCAGCAAAACGTGCAGAAGACCAAGGGCGGCCAGCAGGTCGGCCAGGTGTTCATTGGCAGTGGCACCACCCTGGCAGACGTGCGCCGGGTGTACAACGCGTTCATCGAGAACCAGCTGCGCACCACCACTTCGCTGAGCAGCGAGACGTCCTCGTACCTGAATCAGATCACGCCGTTGGACACCTCGCTGTCGAGCAGCGACACCGGCATCACAGCGGCACTGAAAACCTTTTTCACCGCCATGCAGGATGCGGCTGCTAAACCGGCTGATGACTCTTCGCGGCAATTGCTGCTGTCCAGCGCACAGTCGCTGGCCAAGCGCTTCAATACCTTGTCATCCCAGCTCAACCAGCAGTTGAGCAACATCAACAGCAACATGGTGGGGATTGCCGATCAGGTCAACAACCTGACCAACACCATCGCCGAGCTGAACACCCAGATCACGCGCTTGGGTGCTACTGGCGGGCAGCCCAACGACCTGCTTGACCAGCGCGACGGCGCGGTACGCGAGCTGAACAAGCTGATCGGCACCGATGTGGTCGAGCGGGAAGGCAACTACGACATCTACCTCAAGAACGGGCAGGCGCTGGTGCTGGGCAAGACCACCCAGACCCTGGGCGTGGAGCCCAGCGCGGCTGACCCGACCCGTGCGAGCCTTATGCTCAACCGTGGCTCGACCAAGATGGACGTTACCAGCAGTGCCACCGGTGGCGAGCTCGGTGGCCTGATTCGCTACCGCAGCGAAACCCTAGACCCGGCGCTCAATGAGTTGGGCCGTGTCGCCCTGGCGGTGGCCGATGCCATCAACAGCCAACTGGCCCAAGGCATCGACAAGGACGGTAACTTCGGCGCCACGCTGTTCGGCGACATCAACAGCGCCAAGGCCCTTAGCGAGCGCAGTATCGCCAAGTCGAGCAACAGCGCTGGCTCTGGCAACCTGGACGTCACCATCAAAGACCCGGGCAAGCTGGCTACCAGCGACTACCAGGTAACCTTCACCAGCGCCACGGGCTACAGTGTGCGCAAGCTGCCCGAAGGCACCGAGATGGGCCGCTACGACCTGAGCGACGATCCGGCGCCGGTGATTGACGGCTTCACCTTGTCGCTCAATGGCGGCAACTTGAGTGCCGGCGACAGCTTCAAGATCACCCCAACTCGCAATGCTGCTGCGGGTATCGAGACCGTCCTGACCGACCCCAAGCGCTTGGCGCTGTCTGCCCCACTGACCGCTACCAGTGGTTCGGGCAACAAGGGTACCGGTGTGATCACCCAGCCGACGCTGACATCGAAGCTGGACATTTACGATGCCACCCAGCGTTCGCAGCTGCAGGCAGGCCTGAAGTATTCGACGCCGGTCAAGCTGGTGTTCGGTGACGACACCGCATCGCCTCAGGCCTACAAGATGTATGACGCCAAGGGCACGGAAATCGGTAGCGGCACCATCGTGCCGGGGCAGGACAACAAGCTGCAATTGTCGGTGCCGATGGTGGATGGCAACGGTAACTCGCTGGGCGGCAATTTCACCTTTGAAATGAGCGTAGCTGGCGCGCCGCAAAACGGTGACAGCTATACCGTGGCGCTGACCGGCGCAGGCTCGTCGGACAACCGCAACGCCCAGTCGGTGATCGACCTGCAGACCAAGCCTACGATTGAAATGGGCGCGAACGGCAAAGGCATCAGCTTTACCGATGCTTACGCCAAGCTGGTGTCCAACGTCGGCGGCAAGGCCGGCCAGGCGCAGATGGACAGCGATGCTACCAACGCACTGCACACGTCGGCGCTGGACAGCCGTAACGGCCTGTCGGGCGTGTCGGTCGACGAAGAGGTCGGCAACCTAGTCAAGTTCCAGCAGTACTACACCGCGTCGTCGCAGATCATCAAGGCGGCCCAGGAAACCTTTGCAACCTTGATCCAGAGTCTTTAA
- the flgJ gene encoding flagellar assembly peptidoglycan hydrolase FlgJ — MNSKSLVSGSADSGAYTDLNRLSSLKHGDRDSDANVRKVAQEFESLFISEMLKASRKASDVLAADNPMNTETVKQYRDMYDQQLAVSMSREGGGIGLQDVLVRQLSKNKGTPANTSPFPRSEGNAPALWGNKVAEPVQANQAGTTRNDVAALNSRRLALPSRLTDRLLAGIVPSAATSNSAAVPARDGQQVAKAFAVPDNGLRILGRAVAQPPLAPKKAFADSDEFVATMLPMAEQAAKRIGIDPRYLVAQAALETGWGKSVMRNSDGSSSHNLFGIKATGNWAGGEARAITSEFRDGQFVKETAAFRAYDSYQDSFHDLVSLLQNNSRYQDAVQAADKPEQFVQELQKAGYATDPNYASKISQIARQMKSYEHYAMLGTATKL, encoded by the coding sequence ATGAACAGCAAGAGCTTGGTTTCTGGTAGCGCCGACAGCGGCGCCTACACCGACCTCAATCGCCTGAGCTCGCTCAAGCATGGTGATCGCGACAGCGACGCTAACGTACGTAAGGTGGCTCAGGAGTTCGAGTCGCTATTCATCAGCGAAATGCTCAAGGCTTCGCGCAAGGCCAGCGATGTGCTGGCCGCCGACAACCCAATGAACACCGAGACGGTCAAGCAATACCGTGACATGTACGACCAGCAGCTGGCCGTGAGCATGTCCCGCGAGGGTGGTGGTATCGGGCTGCAGGATGTGCTGGTGCGTCAGCTGTCGAAGAACAAGGGTACGCCGGCCAACACCAGCCCGTTTCCGCGTAGCGAGGGCAATGCCCCGGCGCTGTGGGGCAACAAGGTGGCCGAGCCGGTGCAGGCCAACCAGGCGGGCACCACCCGCAACGACGTCGCCGCGCTCAATTCGCGGCGCCTGGCGCTGCCGAGCCGGCTTACCGACCGCCTGCTGGCCGGCATCGTGCCGTCGGCGGCGACCAGCAACAGCGCTGCGGTGCCGGCCCGTGACGGCCAACAAGTGGCCAAGGCTTTCGCTGTGCCGGACAACGGCCTGCGCATCCTCGGGCGCGCCGTGGCCCAGCCACCCTTGGCACCGAAAAAGGCCTTTGCCGACAGCGACGAATTCGTTGCCACCATGCTGCCGATGGCCGAGCAGGCGGCCAAGCGCATTGGTATCGACCCACGTTACTTGGTGGCGCAGGCCGCCCTGGAAACCGGTTGGGGCAAATCGGTCATGCGCAACAGCGATGGCAGCAGCAGCCACAACCTGTTTGGTATCAAAGCGACCGGCAACTGGGCGGGTGGCGAGGCGCGGGCGATCACCAGCGAGTTCCGCGATGGCCAGTTCGTCAAGGAGACGGCGGCGTTCCGCGCTTACGATTCCTACCAGGACAGCTTCCACGACCTGGTCAGTCTGTTGCAGAACAATTCGCGCTATCAAGATGCGGTGCAGGCCGCCGATAAACCAGAACAGTTCGTGCAAGAGTTGCAAAAGGCCGGGTACGCCACCGACCCGAATTACGCCAGCAAGATCTCGCAGATCGCAAGACAGATGAAGTCGTACGAGCACTACGCAATGCTCGGTACCGCAACGAAACTTTAA